One genomic segment of Candidatus Zixiibacteriota bacterium includes these proteins:
- a CDS encoding FKBP-type peptidyl-prolyl cis-trans isomerase yields the protein MKRMVTLAAMFACAVALPAFGGDDSTKVTEEKAVTVKEKPAVTTVKKVEAEPGEVAEQKMEWTTNESGLKWMDLKVGEGKAAEFGDNVECHYHLFLADENGEKGKSVQNSRDANPQTGQVQTFKFKLGDGNLIKGWNEGMVGMKPGGLRRLLIPPDLGYGSRAMGNMIPANSTLFFEIELVSYPGK from the coding sequence ATGAAGAGAATGGTGACACTTGCCGCGATGTTTGCATGTGCAGTCGCTCTGCCGGCATTCGGCGGCGACGATTCCACGAAGGTGACGGAAGAAAAAGCCGTGACCGTAAAAGAGAAACCCGCGGTGACGACCGTGAAAAAAGTCGAAGCCGAACCCGGCGAGGTGGCGGAGCAGAAAATGGAATGGACAACCAACGAGTCGGGTCTGAAGTGGATGGACCTCAAGGTCGGCGAAGGCAAAGCGGCCGAGTTCGGTGACAATGTCGAATGCCACTATCATTTGTTCCTTGCCGATGAAAACGGCGAGAAGGGCAAGTCGGTGCAGAACTCGCGCGACGCGAACCCGCAGACCGGCCAGGTGCAGACGTTCAAGTTCAAGCTCGGCGACGGCAATTTGATCAAGGGCTGGAACGAGGGGATGGTCGGGATGAAACCGGGCGGCCTTCGGCGGCTGCTGATCCCGCCGGATCTCGGCTACGGTTCCCGCGCGATGGGCAACATGATTCCGGCGAACTCGACGTTGTTTTTTGAAATCGAACTGGTGAGCTATCCGGGCAAATAA
- the casA gene encoding type I-E CRISPR-associated protein Cse1/CasA — MNLIDDPWIPVHRRDGTRELIAPWQITDRVNPPTAVAANRPDFNAALLQFLVGLLQSTLRVDRATWDETLENPPSPQALQEKFEAVKPAFKLDGDGPKFMQDFESLEGDPQSVANLLIEQPGDNTLRNNADHFVKRAGAVRFCKPCLATALMTLQVNAPAGGKGHRTSIRGGGPLTTLVDIDVSGQTNTTLFDRLWFNVLPAEIATDLDLLPCADLSRVFPWMSRTATSEPNQGRPITPEDVSGLQCFWATPRRIQLLWEEVDDGTCSLCQGKGEVLSTYLTRAYGNNYEGAWLHPLSPYRASKDGQPTCVHPGPEGFSYRHWCSWVFGDQYVSAARVVSEAMSFVPRSIQLRLNCFGYDMDNMKARGWHELRFPIYHVDERDIPEVSAVIHQFIQAATHAARNLHKACKTAGAALAQTITADASQRLYQKTEAVFFSTVQELIASRKVERGTSADTARRQLAEVWIRTLRATAFNIFDEALSRIDIGFANLEKLIPAKKQLVKELHPDRFHKIMTVNAEEELV; from the coding sequence ATGAACCTGATTGATGACCCCTGGATTCCAGTGCACCGAAGAGACGGAACGCGAGAACTGATTGCCCCTTGGCAGATCACGGACCGCGTCAATCCACCGACCGCCGTGGCTGCCAACAGACCAGACTTCAATGCAGCATTGCTTCAGTTTCTGGTCGGACTGCTCCAATCGACACTTCGTGTGGATCGGGCCACGTGGGACGAAACGCTTGAAAATCCACCCAGTCCCCAGGCACTTCAAGAGAAGTTTGAGGCGGTAAAACCAGCATTCAAACTAGATGGAGACGGTCCAAAGTTCATGCAAGACTTTGAATCCTTAGAGGGTGATCCTCAGAGCGTCGCAAACCTGCTGATAGAACAGCCTGGTGACAATACACTTAGGAACAATGCCGACCATTTCGTGAAGCGGGCGGGAGCAGTGAGGTTCTGCAAACCTTGTCTGGCAACCGCCCTGATGACACTCCAAGTCAACGCCCCCGCTGGGGGCAAGGGGCACCGGACTTCAATCAGAGGAGGTGGACCGCTGACAACCCTCGTCGACATCGATGTTTCGGGACAGACTAATACGACACTCTTTGACCGACTTTGGTTCAACGTGCTTCCCGCAGAGATCGCCACGGACCTCGACTTGCTGCCGTGCGCTGACCTGTCGCGAGTCTTCCCATGGATGTCTCGCACTGCCACCAGTGAACCCAATCAAGGAAGGCCCATAACTCCCGAAGATGTCAGCGGTCTGCAGTGCTTCTGGGCGACACCTCGGAGGATACAACTGCTCTGGGAAGAAGTTGACGACGGTACGTGCAGCCTCTGTCAAGGGAAAGGAGAAGTTTTGAGCACCTACCTAACCCGTGCATATGGAAACAACTATGAGGGTGCTTGGCTTCACCCACTCTCTCCATACCGAGCAAGCAAGGATGGTCAGCCGACCTGTGTGCATCCTGGTCCGGAGGGCTTCTCCTACCGCCACTGGTGTTCGTGGGTCTTTGGCGATCAATATGTCTCTGCTGCTCGAGTTGTATCAGAGGCAATGTCCTTCGTCCCCCGCAGCATCCAACTGCGCCTGAACTGCTTTGGTTATGACATGGACAATATGAAGGCACGTGGTTGGCACGAGCTGCGATTTCCGATCTACCACGTGGACGAACGTGATATTCCGGAGGTGAGTGCGGTAATACACCAGTTTATTCAAGCGGCAACTCACGCCGCACGTAACCTCCACAAAGCATGTAAGACAGCGGGAGCCGCTCTTGCACAGACCATCACAGCCGATGCGAGCCAGAGGCTGTACCAGAAGACGGAGGCAGTTTTCTTCTCCACAGTTCAGGAATTGATTGCTTCACGTAAGGTCGAACGGGGTACCAGTGCAGATACGGCACGCAGGCAACTGGCCGAAGTCTGGATCAGGACACTGCGCGCGACAGCGTTCAACATCTTCGACGAAGCACTCAGCCGTATCGATATCGGTTTTGCAAACTTGGAGAAGCTCATTCCCGCCAAGAAGCAGCTTGTTAAGGAGCTACATCCAGATCGCTTTCACAAGATCATGACAGTCAAT
- a CDS encoding superoxide dismutase has protein sequence MAHTLPALPYAFDALEPYIDATTMEIHHDKHHQAYITKLVEAISGKADLEKKPAEELVSNLSAVPESIRTAVRNHGGGHVNHSFFWQILKKDVKFAGPAADAITRELGGFDQFKEKFTAAAVGQFGSGWAWLVVNGGKLEIMSTANQDSPLSAGKKPIVGVDVWEHAYYLKYQNKRPDYVAAFFNVINWEKVGELYTAATK, from the coding sequence ATGGCACACACCCTTCCCGCATTGCCATACGCCTTTGACGCGCTCGAGCCGTATATCGACGCCACAACGATGGAAATCCATCACGACAAGCACCACCAGGCCTACATCACCAAACTCGTGGAAGCGATCAGCGGCAAAGCCGACCTCGAGAAAAAACCGGCGGAGGAGCTGGTGTCCAATCTCAGTGCGGTGCCGGAGAGCATCCGCACGGCCGTGCGCAATCACGGCGGCGGGCATGTCAATCACTCCTTCTTCTGGCAGATTCTGAAAAAGGACGTCAAGTTCGCCGGCCCGGCGGCCGATGCGATCACCCGCGAGCTGGGCGGATTCGATCAGTTCAAGGAGAAATTCACCGCCGCCGCGGTCGGGCAGTTCGGCTCCGGCTGGGCGTGGCTGGTGGTGAACGGCGGCAAGCTGGAGATTATGTCGACTGCGAACCAGGACTCCCCGCTGAGCGCGGGCAAAAAACCGATTGTGGGTGTCGACGTCTGGGAGCATGCGTACTACCTGAAGTACCAGAACAAGCGTCCCGACTATGTGGCCGCGTTTTTCAACGTGATCAACTGGGAGAAGGTCGGCGAGCTGTACACGGCCGCGACGAAGTAG
- a CDS encoding tyrosine-type recombinase/integrase, giving the protein MAHVFIVSLRVIAIAVAKPALKGPLTKEREMHTRTAHPINDNPQRTLANEDLLQAFNYDLQLRNLTPKTISCYLERTGYFVKYLHHHGATLAQVDRNVIQDYILSVKGSVSDETVNGRLRVFKVFWNFLLAEGLWSEVSPMKNVRMLRVAKRAKPVISPEDLQRVFKAIDRRTFTGFRDVCMLMIFWSGMIRLKEMRDLTAEDVDFQGRRLHIREGKGRKGRIIPLGVRTLKLLQQYLVRWRSQLPGEPLICMRSGEPLASRHVHKTVQRRGQRVGVKLNPHLLRHSAATWYAKQRGSNLEVLRQILGHSTLLVTQNYLHLSPADLVADHALLSPDRVVEV; this is encoded by the coding sequence ATGGCGCATGTTTTTATTGTGTCTCTTAGGGTTATAGCGATCGCGGTCGCAAAACCTGCCCTCAAAGGGCCTCTGACAAAGGAGCGAGAGATGCACACCAGAACAGCTCACCCAATCAATGACAATCCCCAGCGCACTCTTGCGAACGAGGACTTGCTGCAGGCATTCAACTATGATCTGCAGTTGAGGAATCTCACACCCAAAACCATCTCCTGCTACCTGGAAAGAACGGGGTACTTCGTCAAGTACCTCCACCACCATGGAGCCACGCTCGCACAAGTTGATCGAAATGTGATTCAAGACTACATCCTGAGTGTGAAGGGAAGTGTTTCAGATGAGACCGTAAACGGTCGACTGCGGGTATTCAAGGTCTTCTGGAACTTTCTGTTGGCGGAGGGTCTCTGGTCAGAAGTGAGTCCGATGAAGAACGTGCGTATGCTCCGGGTGGCGAAGCGGGCGAAGCCTGTGATCAGCCCGGAGGACCTTCAGCGGGTTTTCAAAGCTATCGACCGAAGGACCTTCACTGGCTTCAGGGATGTCTGCATGCTGATGATCTTCTGGAGCGGCATGATACGGCTCAAGGAGATGAGAGACCTCACTGCCGAGGACGTTGACTTCCAGGGCAGACGACTCCATATCCGGGAGGGGAAGGGAAGAAAAGGGAGGATCATACCTCTGGGTGTGAGGACGCTCAAGCTCCTCCAGCAGTATCTGGTCAGGTGGCGCAGTCAGTTACCGGGCGAGCCCCTTATCTGCATGAGATCGGGAGAGCCCTTAGCGTCACGACATGTCCATAAGACCGTTCAACGTCGTGGCCAGCGGGTTGGAGTGAAGCTCAACCCTCACTTGCTCAGACACTCAGCCGCCACATGGTACGCCAAGCAACGGGGATCGAACCTTGAGGTCCTGAGACAGATTCTGGGCCATAGCACTCTATTGGTGACACAGAACTACCTGCACCTGAGCCCGGCTGACCTCGTGGCCGACCATGCACTGCTGTCGCCAGACAGGGTAGTAGAGGTATAG
- the cas3 gene encoding CRISPR-associated helicase Cas3', whose protein sequence is MFLEPAVDYYNYWAKASRNDAFRHHLLPYHLLDVVAVGDCLLDRRHPASDVLTRLLRTSEEDVRGIIRLLMLVHDIGKFCVSFQGLVPELAKRLLKQSQPLPYTARHDLLGLEIWNQHLVDQLSEAGRLTGRDTRRFHRRSSLDILAASAFGHHGLPLQSRSVSLVLRDHLEESNLKAAVTFLSEALSLLSVQEVNPSVITVEAAATASWWVNGFITLCDWIASSESHFPMESLRYPLQEYLEKSRERASLAVDRTGILPARLGAEISLSDILGTNSGSINQTNLQQTVANFQVESGPYLFIIEESTGSGKTEAAALLAHRLMTALNYIGLYVALPTTATSDSMYRRLRRYYRLLYNADEHPTLVLSHGMRDHNPEFSASILAEDSQSSRTVGDSALPAGAACSHWLADHRKKALLAHVGVGTVDQALLAVLPSKHLTLRLLGLAGKVLIVDEVHACDVYMSAILEKLIQAHAVAGGSTILLSATLPSKQRERLVTAFNQGVGISSQDVGLSKSEYPLITTCNCKGSVETRLVTPSRCERTLSTHLLTSHAACIDLILETVKSGRCMVWIRNTVSDAQMAFVELRRRLPAESVFLLHARFTNGERLAAENSLIETFGPNSTAEQRNGRVVIATQVVEQSLDLDFDEMISDLAPIDLLIQRLGRMRRHCRDQFGKRVVGQDLRGPLVLHVHGPSPAADSGSDWYKAHFHKASSVYPNHAQLWLTAKLLQEKGTLTLPNDTRWLIESVYADDIRQEVPPGLRQSITRDESDQVVSRSIGLRNTIPLAQGYTRDVNTVWWDDRSTPTRLMEESTTILLCRLVGERLEPWTRGGPQAWLLSMLNVRAAIVKEPAPPDQLLRGAIEQVKSLIPGQCRWGVLLPMTKGSGGNWECKVIDAYGEEKTVHYSSELGFITSNDYAILREDLHEPD, encoded by the coding sequence ATGTTCCTCGAACCAGCAGTGGATTACTACAATTATTGGGCCAAGGCAAGTCGCAATGATGCCTTCCGGCACCATTTGCTCCCCTATCACCTGCTTGACGTAGTTGCAGTTGGTGATTGCCTGTTGGATCGGCGGCACCCTGCAAGCGATGTTCTAACTAGGCTACTTCGTACGTCCGAGGAGGACGTCAGAGGAATCATTCGCCTGTTGATGTTGGTGCATGACATTGGCAAATTCTGCGTATCTTTTCAAGGTCTTGTCCCTGAATTGGCAAAGCGACTCTTGAAGCAATCGCAACCGCTTCCATATACCGCAAGGCATGACTTGCTTGGATTGGAAATATGGAATCAGCATCTGGTCGATCAATTGAGCGAGGCGGGAAGGCTTACGGGGAGAGACACTCGACGTTTTCATCGGAGATCATCACTTGATATCCTCGCTGCTTCTGCGTTCGGTCATCACGGGCTACCACTCCAATCGCGAAGTGTATCCCTAGTGCTCCGCGACCACCTGGAGGAATCGAATCTGAAGGCAGCCGTTACCTTCCTATCAGAAGCACTCTCGCTCCTATCTGTTCAGGAAGTCAATCCTTCTGTTATCACGGTGGAAGCGGCGGCAACAGCGTCGTGGTGGGTGAACGGATTCATCACGCTCTGTGACTGGATAGCGTCGAGTGAATCACACTTTCCTATGGAGAGCCTAAGATACCCGCTACAGGAGTACTTGGAAAAGTCTCGTGAGCGGGCCTCACTGGCGGTGGATCGTACGGGCATACTGCCTGCAAGATTAGGTGCTGAGATATCACTGAGCGATATCTTGGGCACCAATAGCGGTTCGATCAACCAAACGAATCTGCAGCAAACGGTGGCCAATTTTCAGGTTGAGTCCGGCCCCTATCTCTTCATCATCGAGGAATCCACAGGCTCTGGTAAGACGGAAGCGGCAGCTCTTCTTGCGCATCGCCTGATGACTGCTCTAAACTACATCGGCTTGTATGTGGCTCTTCCTACTACAGCCACATCTGACTCAATGTATCGAAGGCTGAGACGATACTACAGACTGCTGTACAACGCCGATGAGCACCCGACTTTAGTACTGAGTCATGGAATGAGAGATCATAATCCGGAATTCAGTGCCTCCATTCTCGCCGAAGATTCGCAATCGTCACGAACTGTTGGCGATTCAGCGTTGCCAGCTGGAGCCGCGTGTAGTCATTGGCTTGCGGACCATCGCAAGAAAGCACTATTGGCGCATGTTGGTGTAGGCACTGTCGACCAGGCCCTGCTGGCCGTGCTGCCTTCCAAGCACTTGACTCTACGTCTGTTGGGCCTCGCTGGCAAGGTCCTAATCGTAGACGAAGTACACGCCTGCGATGTCTACATGTCTGCCATTCTGGAAAAGCTGATTCAAGCCCATGCCGTTGCAGGAGGAAGCACCATTCTTCTGTCGGCAACACTCCCCAGTAAGCAGCGAGAGAGGCTTGTCACAGCTTTCAATCAAGGAGTTGGCATCTCCTCGCAGGATGTCGGATTAAGCAAGTCAGAGTACCCACTGATCACGACCTGTAACTGCAAAGGGTCAGTTGAGACGAGGCTGGTCACGCCCAGCCGATGTGAGAGGACACTCAGCACTCACCTTCTCACTAGTCACGCGGCATGTATCGACCTCATCTTGGAAACCGTCAAGTCGGGTCGGTGTATGGTGTGGATACGAAACACCGTTAGCGACGCACAGATGGCATTCGTTGAGCTTCGGCGGCGGTTACCCGCCGAGTCGGTGTTTCTCCTACACGCGCGTTTTACTAATGGCGAAAGACTTGCGGCAGAAAACAGCCTGATCGAGACTTTCGGACCGAACAGTACCGCTGAGCAGCGCAATGGCCGGGTTGTCATCGCCACCCAAGTAGTCGAGCAGTCACTAGATTTGGATTTTGACGAGATGATCTCCGACTTGGCACCGATCGACCTGTTGATACAACGTCTCGGACGAATGCGCCGACACTGTCGCGACCAGTTCGGTAAGCGCGTAGTAGGCCAAGACCTGCGCGGGCCCTTGGTGCTTCACGTTCATGGGCCGTCGCCTGCAGCAGACTCAGGCAGTGACTGGTACAAAGCCCATTTTCACAAGGCTTCATCTGTATATCCGAATCATGCACAATTGTGGCTGACAGCAAAGCTTCTGCAGGAGAAAGGAACACTGACGCTTCCAAACGACACGAGGTGGCTGATCGAGTCTGTCTATGCGGATGATATCCGTCAAGAGGTCCCCCCCGGTCTGCGGCAATCGATTACCCGAGATGAGTCTGACCAAGTGGTCAGTAGATCGATCGGGCTTAGAAACACCATTCCCTTGGCCCAAGGTTATACGCGGGACGTCAACACCGTATGGTGGGACGATCGATCCACTCCAACCAGGTTGATGGAGGAAAGTACGACTATTCTCCTTTGCCGCTTGGTTGGTGAACGATTGGAACCTTGGACTCGGGGAGGTCCTCAAGCATGGTTGCTCAGCATGCTGAATGTCAGAGCGGCAATCGTCAAGGAGCCTGCTCCACCGGATCAATTGCTCAGAGGTGCCATAGAACAAGTGAAGAGTTTGATCCCTGGGCAGTGCCGATGGGGTGTATTGCTTCCTATGACGAAGGGTTCCGGAGGGAATTGGGAGTGCAAAGTAATAGACGCCTACGGAGAGGAGAAGACAGTCCATTACTCTTCTGAACTTGGCTTCATAACATCAAATGACTATGCGATACTGCGTGAGGATTTGCATGAACCTGATTGA